The sequence below is a genomic window from Synechococcus sp. UW179A.
CCACACTCCCAGCGTGCGCTTGGGTTGAACGGAGGGCAGCTGGGCTGATGCCGGAGCTGCAGCGCAGAAACTCAGCAACCCAGCGACCACCCCTGTGATCTTTCGGCGAAGCTGCTTTCGAGCTCTGGTCACGGGTTCAGCGGAACATCGAGCTGACGGAGCTCTCCTCATGAATACGCCAGATCGCTTCGCCCAGCATGTTGGCGACCGAGAGTACCTGGAGCTGCGGAAACACACGGTCTGAAGGGATTGGAATCGAGTTAGTTACCACTACTTGCTCAAACAGACCGTCAGCAGAGAGACGCTCCGCCGCAGGTGGCGAGAACACGGCATGGGTGGCGCAGGCGATCACACGACGCGCTCCCTTTTCACGCAGAAGGCGAGCACCGGCGCAGATTGTGCCGCCGGTATCGATCATGTCGTCGATGAGGATGGCGGTTTTGTCCTGCACATCGCCAATCACTGTGAGGCTTTCGGCCATGTTGTGACCTGTGCGCCGCTTGTCGATAATCGCCAGTGGCGCATCGTTCATCTGTTTGGCGAAGGCTCTGGCGCGGGCCACTCCCCCTACATCAGGCGACACCACCACCACCTCGCCTAGATCCTGATCAGATAGATAGTCGACAAGAACCGGAGAGCCGTAGATGTGATCGCAGGGAATGTCAAAGTAGCCCTGGATCTGAGCGGAATGGAGATCCATCGCCAGTACACGGTCAACACCGGAGGTCACCAGCAGGTTGGCCGTTAGTTTCGCGGTGATCGACTCGCGGCCTGCTGTTTTGCGGTCAGCCCTGGCATAGCCGTAGTACGGCACGACAGCGGTGACCTGACGGGCGGATGCGCGACGACAGGCATCCACCATGATCAGCAGCTCCATCAGGTGATCGTTGACAGGAGCACAAGTAGGCTGAATGAGGAAGACGTCGCAGCCACGAATGGATTCCTGAATCTGCACGTAGAGCTCCCCGTCAGCGAAGCGTTTGCAGACTCTTGGACCATCCGGTACGCCGAGATAGGCCGCGATTTCACGCGAAAGCGCAGGGTTTGACGTTCCGGTAAAAAGTCGCAGCCGCCGAGTGTCGTGCTGAATCTTTTCCTGTTCGGCGCGGGCTGCAGTCAGGAATCCGGTCACGATGCCCGCGAACGAGAAACTGGTTGTTCGATCGTAGAGGTGCATGGTCCCATTCACCCTGGGCATTTCCTCAACCGGTTCTTTTAACCTGCCTGGATGTTTCAGACCCTTTTGGTTGTCATCGGCGCCGGTGCACTGCCTGAGTTGCAGATGTCCGCAGCCTGTAGCTCCCTCGCCGCCGAGTTTGGAGCTGGCCTCATGGAAGAAGGCTGTGGCCTATCGCCCCACTCACTGCTCAGCGAACTGACTGCTAAAACCAGCGCTTCCAGCCCGTTGACCGTGCTTCGTTTGAGTGGTGACGTTGGGGTGGACGAAAGCGGAGAAGGCAGCTGGATGGAAGCTCTGGCGGCCTGGCGAGTTCCTGTGCTGATGCTGGCTCAACCACGACCTGATGGTCGCTTTAGTGGGATTGTTCCAGCTTCTGTGGCTTTCGCTCGGGAGCTCAACCTCTCCCTGCTGGGGTTAGTCCAACTTGGCGGCGAATGGGATGCGCCTGCACGACGCCATGACGGTCTCCCCTGGTGTGGATGTCTGCAGGGCCCTGATGATGACCCAAGAGGGCTGATCAGTTGTCTGCAGCATCGTCAGGGGGTTTTGGCCAGAGGGGAAGCGGCTGGTTCGGCTTGAGTTCCCGCATCACCTGTTTCCCGATGCGAGGGCTGAGTTCCAGTTGACTGATCACAGGGGGCTGAGCGCTGCTGAGTGCCGCCGCTGTCAGGCTCATGATCTCAAGAGGAGTGAGATCTGTTTCCATCTGGGCGCTCACTTCGCCAATCACTGCGGGCAGTAGGGCGACGGCATTCGGTTGATTCAGCTGCTCGTGGATCCCCTTCAACAGACTCTGCTGTCGGGTGCGCCGTGCTTGATCATTCTTGGGCTGAGGCCTGTAGCGCGCAAGTTGTTCCGCTTGGCTGCCGTTCAGCGTTTGCCGCCCCGCCTGAAGGTTCACGCTGTAGTTCTGGGTCTTGTCCTTGTGCTCATAGGACTGATTGAGGATGACTTCCACCTCACCCAGTCCATCCACAAGGCTGCGAAGTGCCTGTCGCGGCATCACTACAAATCGGTCTGGTTCCCCCTCCCTCAATCCGACTACTTCAGCAATCACATCAGCTGTAAGGGCTACGCCGCCAACCGGATAGGCATCAGCTAACGACTGAAGCGTTTTGCGCCCCGGCAGATTCACCGCGAGTTCTGTCGGAAGCTGCAGCACTTGGACGGGTTCGCTGGAGCTGACCTGGACGAGCATCAGGCTGTCGGCATTGGCTGGTCCGTTGGGCGCGGCATTGTTGTTTGGATCATTGATTCCATCTGCATCAATGCCCACCACCAGCACCATGACCGGACGCTCGGGAAGTGGCGCCAGGCTGGCGGGATCATCCGCCGAAGGCGGTTCAGCTGCCATCGGGTCGGGTTTCGGCCAGATCAAACCAAGCCCTCCAGCGATCAGGCTGGCTCCTGCAAGAGCAGTGGCGATTCTCAGAACTGTTCTAAATGGATGGCTTCCGAACCATCGCGTCAATCGGCTCGGTGAAGGATCACCCGTTGGTCCCTCGTCCTTCATTGCGCCGGATCCTCCAGAACTGAGTCTCAGTCTCGCCTGGTTCTAAGCGAATAATGGAAGGTGTCGACCCAATGGCCATGCTTCTGAACGACGACTTCCGTAATCGTTCGCCAGACAAGGTGCGTGTTGTGGTCTTTGGTGCGACCGGATATATCGGTCGTTTTGTGGTGAAAGAGCTGATCACGCGCGGTTACAACGTCGTGGCTTTCGCCCGTGATCGCAGTGGTGTGGGCGGCCGCCAAGATCAGGAGAGCGTGAAAGCGAATTTCCCTGGCGCGGAGGTTCGCTTCGGTGACGTTACCAATTCCGACTCTCTAGCTCGCCATGCTTTCGATCAGCCAGTGGATGTGGTGATCAGCTGCCTCGCGTCACGTACCGGCGGTCGCAAGGATTCATGGGCCATCGATTATCAGGCCACACTCAACACTTATCGCCAGGGAAAGAAGGCTGGGCTCTCGCATTTCGTTCTTTTGTCAGCGATCTGCGTTCAAAAACCTTTGTTGGAATTTCAGAAAGCGAAGCTTGCGCTTGAGGCGGAGCTTCGCGATGGCAATGATGTGACTTATTCCATCGTTCGCCCGACAGCATTTTTCAAAAGCCTCGGAGCTCAGGTTGAAAGTTGTCGCAAGGGCGCCCCTTACGTGATGTTCGGAGATGGTGAGTTGGCAAGTTGCAAGCCAATCAGTGAGTCTGACTTGGCGTCTTATCTCAGTGACTGCGTGGTTGATCAAGACAAGATCAACCAGATCTTGCCAATTGGAGGCCCTGGAGAGGCGTTAAGTGCTCGACAGCAGGGTGAACTGCTTTTCAAGGCTTTAGGGAAAAAAACCTGGATGATTTCCCTGCCGATTGCGTTGATGGATCTTCCTGTGGGTTGTCTTGAATTTCTATCCGGAAAGTTTCCCTCACTCGAGGACACGGCTGAATTTGGAAGGATCGGCCGCTACTACGCTGGGGAGTCAATGCTTGTCTGGGACGAACAGCGTCAGCAATACGACAGTGCAGCGACGCCCTCCTATGGCAGCGACACTTTGGAGCAGTTTTTTGAACGCGTTGTGCGTGATGGGATGGACGGCCAGGACCTCGGTGATGCCGCTCTGTTCTGACGTCGTGTCGTTGACTTTCAAAGCGAGTCGCGCGTGACAGCTGCTTCTTTGCCGCGCCGTCGTGTCGGTGTTCTTTTGCATCCGACTGCCCTGCCAGGTTCGCCTGTCTGCGGAGGTTTGGGAGCTCCTGCCCGCTTTTGGATCCAGGCCCTTGCGCAGAACGGGATCGGCGTCTGGCAGGTGTTGCCGCTGTCACCGCCGGATGGAACCGGGTCTCCTTATAGCTCTCCATCCAGTTTTGCCATCAATCCCTGGCTCTTGGATGCCAAGGATCTGAGCGATCAGGGATTTCTTCAACCTGGTGATTTAGATGCTCTTCCGGGTGTTGAGGCAGCCGAACCCCTACTGGATTTCCCCCTCGCAGACAGGCGGGCTGCAGCTTTGGCCAGGCAACTGCGCCATCGCTGGGACCAGCTGTCGCACGCTCACCATGCGGCTTTTGATCGATGGCGACGGGATCAATCCCGCTGGCTTCAGGATCACGCAGCCTTCATGGTGCTGCGTGATCAGAACCAGGGACGTCCCTGGTGGGACTGGCCTCAGGAGCTGGCAGTTCACGATCAGACAGCTTTGGGCGAGTGGCGCCAGGCGCATCAGGATCGTCTTCTGGAGCAGGAGCTCCTTCAGTGGCATCTGAGCCGGCAATGGACATGGCTGCGCGAGCTTGCCCGTGAACTCGATGTGGAAATTCTCGGGGATCTTCCCTTTTATGTGGCCCGAGACAGCGCTGATGTCTGGAGCCATCGCGCCTTGTTTTCGATTGCAGCGGATGGAAGGCTGCGAGAACAAAGTGGTGTTCCGCCTGACTATTTCTCCGCGACCGGACAGCTTTGGGGAACGCCGGTGTACAGCTGGCCCCGACATCGCAGCACAGGTTTTCGCTGGTGGAGGGATCGTCTGCGGCGTCAGTGGCAGCTCGCCGATCGCCTGAGGCTTGATCATTTCCGTGCGCTGGCGTCTTACTGGTCAGTTCCCGGAGGGGAGTCCACGGCCATGAACGGATCCTGGCGACGTTCTCCTGGTCGTGAGTTGCTCAGCTGTCTGCGTCGAGATGCAGGAGGCCGTTTACCGCTGGTGGCCGAAGACTTGGGAGTAATTACTCCTGATGTGGAGCAGCTGCGTGATCATTTCCATCTGCCTGGAATGAAGGTGTTGCAGTTCGCTTTTGATGGCAATCCTCGTAACCCTTACCTGCCCTCCAACATCCATGGCACCGGATGGGTGGTCTATCCAGGAACTCACGACAATCCAACAAGTTTGGGCTGGTGGCAAAGGCTGGATGACGACTCCCGTGCTCGTTTGGCCAGTTGTCTTGATTGCCCGGTTGAGGCCCCTGGCTGGCAGCTGCTCGAGCTGGGCATGGCTTCAACGGCGCAGCTGGTGGTTGCACCACTGCAGGACCTGCTGCACCTGGATGACGTCGCCCGCTTCAATACACCCGGGACGGTTGAAGGCAACTGGAGTTGGCGTCTACCGGTGTTTGATGACTCGGTTGCAGGAGCACTTCAGGGTTATGGGTTGCGTGCTGAAGTCTGGTCAAGGCGATAGATCCCGGGTTGATTGTTCTGCGCTTTCTGGGGGAGCCCGTCCCATCGAACATCTCCTGCAGCGGGTGCCGGTTGAACGCTGAGCTGAAGGGGTGGCAGCAGCTGAAGGGTGAGCGTGCCGGTTGCTCCTTTGAGAGAACTGCGATCGCCTCCCTCACTGCTGAGCGTCAAGGTGCTCGGTTGCTTGAGGGTGACTTCAAGCACGCCCGGCAGCGGTTGGTTGTCAATCAGCTTTGCAACGGAGTCAGCCGTCTTTTGCGATCTGAGCTCTGCGAGCGGCCGTAGGCCTTGCAGTAGTGCATCGGAGTCCTGTTGAAGATTCAGTGGAACAGGAGTGAATGCCTTGGTGTTATCGATCGCCAGTTGTCGTTGCTGTTGATTTAGCGCGAGCAAGGACACGCTGATGACAACGATGTAAACGAGGCTTCCCTGCCAGGTGGTGAAGATGTCAATGCTTCCAAGCGTGAAGCGTGTCCGCCGCTGATCTTGGGGCAATCTTTGTTGAAAACAGTCTTCAGGCAGCGCTCCGCTCAGGCTGTTGGGCTCGAGCTGGAGGTATTGCTCCAAACGGTGCAGCATTGCTACCAGGTAAGCCGGTTCCGGTAAGCGGTCTGACCAGCCCCGCTCCAGTGCTTCCAACACCGGCGTGGTGATGCGCACCTCTCGCGATAAATCTCTCAGGCTCAGCCCGCGTTGTTCACGGTGCTGTCTCAGACGTTGGCCAGCCTCGATCAGCGGGGCCTCTTTGGCCGCTTGATCCGTTGGATTGGCTTCACTCTGGCGCCTTCGACGCCAGCGCCATGGGAGGGAACGTTTGAACAAAGCCATGGCCGGTTTACGCCTCACCTGCCTGAGAGCTGATCAGGCTTCGCCATTCTTGCCTGGATAGCTCGCGCCAGCATCCTTCTTCCGTTGATCCAAGAGCCAGTCCAGCGATTGCAATCCGCTGCAGGTCGAGTACCGAATGACCGAGCAGCGAGGCAATCCTGCGGATCTGCCGGTTACGTCCTTCTCGCAGAATTACCTCAAGGGTGCTGTGTCCACGCTTGCTGTGGAGCAGTTTCACGCTGGCAGGGAGGGTTCGAGAGCCATCCAGTTGCATGCCTTGTCGCCATCGTTCCAGCTTCGAGTGATCCGGTGTTCCGGTCACCGTCACCCTGTAGGTCTTGCTGTGGGCATAGCGGGGGTGTGTGAGCTTGAAGGTGAGCTCTCCCTGGTTGCTGAGCAACAAAGCTCCACGGCTGTCGGCATCCAAACGTCCGACTGGATGCAGCCCTTTCCGGAGCTCGGCGGGGATTAGGTCCAGCACGGTTTCGCGACCTTGAGGGTCATGGCAGCTGCTGATCACGCCGGCAGGTTTGTTGAGCAGCAGTACTCGCTCCGCATTCACCATGGCCAAAGGCGTCCCATCCACGCAGATCAGATCTGTTTCCGGATCAGCCTGATCTCCGAGTGCTGCGATCGTTCCGTTGACGTGAATTCGACCCTGGCGCAGCAGTTCCTCTGCCTGGCGGCGGGAGCAGTGCCCCGCGGCGGACATCAGTTTCTGAAGTCGCTGGCGCATTCAAATCGATTGTGACTTAGTGGTCACCGCGCGGTAGCAACAGTTCAATCGATGTGCCTCCGTCAGGGTGATTACGGGCCTGAATTCGGCCTCCATGGTTCACGGCGATCTGTTGGACGATGGCCAGTCCGAGGCCGCTGCCACTTTGGTGGGAGCGGGCCCGAGATGGGTCGCCGCGGTAAAAGCGC
It includes:
- the malQ gene encoding 4-alpha-glucanotransferase, which gives rise to MTAASLPRRRVGVLLHPTALPGSPVCGGLGAPARFWIQALAQNGIGVWQVLPLSPPDGTGSPYSSPSSFAINPWLLDAKDLSDQGFLQPGDLDALPGVEAAEPLLDFPLADRRAAALARQLRHRWDQLSHAHHAAFDRWRRDQSRWLQDHAAFMVLRDQNQGRPWWDWPQELAVHDQTALGEWRQAHQDRLLEQELLQWHLSRQWTWLRELARELDVEILGDLPFYVARDSADVWSHRALFSIAADGRLREQSGVPPDYFSATGQLWGTPVYSWPRHRSTGFRWWRDRLRRQWQLADRLRLDHFRALASYWSVPGGESTAMNGSWRRSPGRELLSCLRRDAGGRLPLVAEDLGVITPDVEQLRDHFHLPGMKVLQFAFDGNPRNPYLPSNIHGTGWVVYPGTHDNPTSLGWWQRLDDDSRARLASCLDCPVEAPGWQLLELGMASTAQLVVAPLQDLLHLDDVARFNTPGTVEGNWSWRLPVFDDSVAGALQGYGLRAEVWSRR
- a CDS encoding pseudouridine synthase, with translation MRQRLQKLMSAAGHCSRRQAEELLRQGRIHVNGTIAALGDQADPETDLICVDGTPLAMVNAERVLLLNKPAGVISSCHDPQGRETVLDLIPAELRKGLHPVGRLDADSRGALLLSNQGELTFKLTHPRYAHSKTYRVTVTGTPDHSKLERWRQGMQLDGSRTLPASVKLLHSKRGHSTLEVILREGRNRQIRRIASLLGHSVLDLQRIAIAGLALGSTEEGCWRELSRQEWRSLISSQAGEA
- a CDS encoding ribose-phosphate pyrophosphokinase, giving the protein MTGFLTAARAEQEKIQHDTRRLRLFTGTSNPALSREIAAYLGVPDGPRVCKRFADGELYVQIQESIRGCDVFLIQPTCAPVNDHLMELLIMVDACRRASARQVTAVVPYYGYARADRKTAGRESITAKLTANLLVTSGVDRVLAMDLHSAQIQGYFDIPCDHIYGSPVLVDYLSDQDLGEVVVVSPDVGGVARARAFAKQMNDAPLAIIDKRRTGHNMAESLTVIGDVQDKTAILIDDMIDTGGTICAGARLLREKGARRVIACATHAVFSPPAAERLSADGLFEQVVVTNSIPIPSDRVFPQLQVLSVANMLGEAIWRIHEESSVSSMFR
- a CDS encoding NAD(P)-dependent oxidoreductase encodes the protein MEGVDPMAMLLNDDFRNRSPDKVRVVVFGATGYIGRFVVKELITRGYNVVAFARDRSGVGGRQDQESVKANFPGAEVRFGDVTNSDSLARHAFDQPVDVVISCLASRTGGRKDSWAIDYQATLNTYRQGKKAGLSHFVLLSAICVQKPLLEFQKAKLALEAELRDGNDVTYSIVRPTAFFKSLGAQVESCRKGAPYVMFGDGELASCKPISESDLASYLSDCVVDQDKINQILPIGGPGEALSARQQGELLFKALGKKTWMISLPIALMDLPVGCLEFLSGKFPSLEDTAEFGRIGRYYAGESMLVWDEQRQQYDSAATPSYGSDTLEQFFERVVRDGMDGQDLGDAALF
- a CDS encoding LCP family protein: MKDEGPTGDPSPSRLTRWFGSHPFRTVLRIATALAGASLIAGGLGLIWPKPDPMAAEPPSADDPASLAPLPERPVMVLVVGIDADGINDPNNNAAPNGPANADSLMLVQVSSSEPVQVLQLPTELAVNLPGRKTLQSLADAYPVGGVALTADVIAEVVGLREGEPDRFVVMPRQALRSLVDGLGEVEVILNQSYEHKDKTQNYSVNLQAGRQTLNGSQAEQLARYRPQPKNDQARRTRQQSLLKGIHEQLNQPNAVALLPAVIGEVSAQMETDLTPLEIMSLTAAALSSAQPPVISQLELSPRIGKQVMRELKPNQPLPLWPKPPDDAADN
- a CDS encoding RodZ family helix-turn-helix domain-containing protein, giving the protein MALFKRSLPWRWRRRRQSEANPTDQAAKEAPLIEAGQRLRQHREQRGLSLRDLSREVRITTPVLEALERGWSDRLPEPAYLVAMLHRLEQYLQLEPNSLSGALPEDCFQQRLPQDQRRTRFTLGSIDIFTTWQGSLVYIVVISVSLLALNQQQRQLAIDNTKAFTPVPLNLQQDSDALLQGLRPLAELRSQKTADSVAKLIDNQPLPGVLEVTLKQPSTLTLSSEGGDRSSLKGATGTLTLQLLPPLQLSVQPAPAAGDVRWDGLPQKAQNNQPGIYRLDQTSARNP